From Streptomyces cyaneogriseus subsp. noncyanogenus, the proteins below share one genomic window:
- a CDS encoding phosphatase PAP2 family protein, with the protein MAGLAESGSNPDVELLYDINGLAKDAPHWFDRVMEFVGEYGLLLALVLLVLWCWWSVRRRGGQEAAPSVAALVWAPLAAGIAVLVNVPIRGFVERPRPFRTHDGLDVLITGKNDYSFVSDHATLTMAMGVALFVANRRFGLVGIALALLEGFCRVYMGVHYPTDVIGGFALGTAVALLLSPLAMALLTPLARAVERSPRLGWLIAARGRAYTGRDAVIPGARKEPAGTEQRDLAA; encoded by the coding sequence ATGGCTGGACTCGCCGAATCCGGGTCGAACCCCGACGTCGAGCTGCTCTACGACATCAACGGCCTGGCCAAGGACGCACCGCACTGGTTCGACCGGGTCATGGAGTTCGTCGGCGAGTACGGGCTGCTGCTCGCGCTCGTACTGCTGGTGCTGTGGTGCTGGTGGTCGGTGCGGCGGCGCGGCGGCCAGGAGGCCGCCCCGTCCGTGGCCGCTCTCGTGTGGGCACCGCTCGCGGCGGGCATCGCGGTACTGGTCAACGTGCCGATACGGGGCTTCGTCGAGCGGCCCCGGCCGTTCAGGACGCACGACGGCCTGGACGTCCTGATCACCGGCAAGAACGACTACTCGTTCGTCAGCGACCACGCGACGCTGACCATGGCGATGGGCGTCGCCCTGTTCGTGGCCAACCGCAGGTTCGGCCTCGTGGGGATCGCCCTGGCCCTGCTGGAGGGCTTCTGCCGGGTCTACATGGGCGTGCACTACCCGACGGACGTCATCGGCGGCTTCGCCCTCGGCACGGCGGTCGCCCTGCTGCTGTCGCCGCTCGCCATGGCCCTGCTCACGCCGCTGGCCAGGGCGGTCGAGCGGTCACCGCGCCTGGGCTGGCTGATCGCGGCGCGGGGACGGGCGTACACCGGCCGGGACGCCGTGATCCCGGGGGCCCGCAAGGAGCCCGCGGGGACGGAGCAGCGGGACCTCGCGGCGTAA